The following proteins are co-located in the Larus michahellis chromosome 9, bLarMic1.1, whole genome shotgun sequence genome:
- the MPP1 gene encoding 55 kDa erythrocyte membrane protein, with the protein MTLKSGRSASAGSMRTALSDLYLEHLLQNRAKPEAITQSPNTMTEDIYTNGSATLGSPSHSNGREVRKIRLIQFEKVTEEPMGITLKLNDKQSCMVARIFHGGMIHRQGSLHVGDEILEINGQSVNNHSVDQLQKMLKETKGMVSIKVIPNQQSRLPALQMFMRAQFDYDPKKDNLIPCKEAGLKFQTGDVIQIINKDDSNWWQGRVEGSCTESAGLIPSPELQEWRVASVTQSSQSESPSCSPFGKKKKCKDKYLAKHSSIFDQLDVVSYEEVVRLPAFKRKTLVLIGASGVGRSHIKNALLSNNPEKFMYPPPYTTRPQKKNEVDGKDYYFVSTEEMTRDISANEFLEFGSYQGNMFGTKFETVHKIHQQDKVAILDIEPQTLKIVRTAELSPFIVFIAPTDKAEESEALQQLRKDSESIRSRYAHYFDLSLVNNGVEESLQLLQEAFEQACSSPQWVPVSWVY; encoded by the exons atGACCCTCAAGTCGGGGCGCAGCGCCAGCGCCGGCAGCATGCGGACGGCGCTCTCCGACCTctacctggagcacctcctgcaGAACCGGGCCAAGCCCGAG GCCATCACTCAGTCCCCGAACACCATGACTGAGGACATTTATACCAACGGCTCAGCTACTCTGGGCAGCCCTTCCCACAGCAACGGCCGCGAGGTGCGGAAGATACGCCTCATCCAGTTCGAGAAGGTCACGGAGGAGCCCATG GGAATCACGCTGAAGCTCAACGACAAGCAGAGCTGCATGGTGGCCAGGATCTTCCACGGGGGCATGATTCACAGACAAG GCTCCCTTCACGTGGGTGATGAAATCCTAGAAATCAATGGGCAGAGTGTGAACAACCACTCAGTTGACCAGCTGCAGAAGATGCTG AAAGAAACCAAGGGGATGGTCTCAATAAAAGTCATTCCCAACCAACAAAGCCGCCTCCCTGCTCTCCAG ATGTTCATGAGGGCGCAGTTTGACTACGACCCCAAAAAAGACAACCTGATCCCCTGCAAGGAGGCGGGGCTGAAGTTTCAGACCGGTGACGTGATTCAAATCATAAACAAGGACGACAGCAACTGGTGGCAGGGCCGGGTGGAGGGCTCCTGCACCGAGTCGGCGGGACTCATCCCTTCTCCGGAGCTGCAGGAGTG GCGTGTGGCGAGCGTCACCCAGTCCAGTCAGAGCGAATCCCCCAGCTGTAGCCCCTTTGGGAAGAAGAAGAAGTGCAAAGATAAATACCTGGCCAAGCACAGCTCAA TTTTTGACCAGCTGGATGTGGTTTCGTACGAGGAGGTGGTGAGGCTGCCTGCCTTCAAGAGGAAGACTCTGGTGCTCATCG ggGCCAGCGGCGTGGGCCGTAGCCACATCAAGAATGCTCTGCTCAGCAACAACCCGGAGAAGTTCATGTACCCACCCCCAT acaCCACACGCCCCCAGAAGAAGAATGAGGTGGACGGAAAGGACTACTACTTTGTTTCCACCGAGGAGATGACCCGGGACATTTCGGCCAACGAGTTCCTGGAGTTTGGAAGCTACCAGGGAAACATGTTTGGCACCAAGTTTGAAACAGTGCACAAGATCCACCAGCAGGACAAAGTCGCTATTTTGGACATTGAGCCCCAG ACCCTGAAGATCGTCCGCACGGCCGAGCTCTCCCCATTCATAGTCTTCATTGCCCCAACAGACAAGGCAGAGGAG TCAgaggctctgcagcagctccGGAAGGATTCGGAGAGCATCCGGAGCCGATACGCACACTACTTTGACCTCTCGCTGGTCAACAATGGGGTGGAAGAaagcctccagctgctgcaggaagccTTTGAGCAGGCCTGCAGCTCTCCACAGTGGGTGCCCGTCTCCTGGGTCTACTGA